A window of Haloarcula marismortui ATCC 43049 genomic DNA:
CACGTCCAGCCCATCACGGAGCTGCTGGGGTGACGTGCCGTAGGCCGAGTGGTCGATATCGTCAAGGAACCGCTCGGCACCCCATGGGTCGTCGATTTGGTCGGGGTGGTCCATCCCATCGGCCCCGATGTCGTTCGCTGACGGTTCGGCCACATCGCCGGACGCCGAGTCGCCGCCATCGGTCGCCAGAGACCCGTCACCGGGGTCGTTCGGGACTGCCGGAAGGGAGGTCGGAAGCCGACGCTGCGCTGGGTCGGCACGGATATCAGCGAGCGAGCAGCCGCGCCACTGGAGGTACATCCGGAGCGCGTCGAGGTCGAGGCCGCCACGGTCGAACCCGTCGGGCGATTCGAGCAGTCGGCCGTACTCTTCGGTGACATCGGGGACGGCGACGGGCCGCCCGATGAACATCGCCAGCGAAAATCGCCCCCGGGCGAGGTTTCCGGCGGCGACAGCCAGCGGGTAGACGACGCCGGCAAGCACGGTGTTCGAAAGTACCGTCAGCGAAAAGACGCCGATAGCAGTCTGCTGAAGCGGGAGCGCGACGCTTGGCATGGGCAGGTAGTACACCGGATAGATGGGAAAGAGGACGGCGATGAGCATGAACGCCTTCGCATCGGCCCCGCCGAAGCCGCCGATGAGCCAGAAGCCGTACGACAGCGGAATAACGAAGCCGAGACTGATTGCAACCCTGATAAGAAACAGCCGCTGGCCGACCGCTGTCGGGCCGGTCCAGACGGTGTAGGCGTCCCACAGCAGGAGGACGACCGCCAGCGCGGCAAGTGGGGTCCAGGTCCGGTTGGGCACCCGGCGAGTTTTCACGTCGCGGTAGGCCGCCCACCCAAACACCGGGACGGCGACCAGTCGAAGCAGGTCCGGTATCGACCCGAGCACGGCTATACGCAGTACAGGGGTGCCCCTAATGGTTCCGATACGACGGTTCTCCTGAGCAGTTGCTACCGGGAGAAGAAAGCGTAGTGCGCTACAGGAGCCGCGTTAGATGACGCGGTTCTGCAGGTAGTCGAGATGCTTGGCGTTGTAGACGATCTTGACCTCATCGGCGTCCGGGCTGCCGATACAGGTCAGGCGAACGTTCTTGTCTTCGACTTCCTCGTCGCTGAGGATCTGCTGCATGTCCATGTCGATGTCGCCTTCGAGAACGATGGCGGCACAGTTCGCACAGGCACCGGCGCGGCACGAGAAGGGCCAGTCGTAGCCCTGTGCCTCGGCGGCTTCCAGGATGTACTCGCCTTCGTTCACCTCGAGGGACCCGTAGTCCTCGTCGTCGAGGTCCATATCCGACGCCTCTCCGAAGACGTCGTCGTCGTACATGTCCCAGCCGTTATCGTCCACTACTTCGTAGTTAAGGTACTCTACCGTGGGCATCACCTGATTGTTTGAACCCCGCCCTGTTAGACTTTGCCCTTCCGTTTTAGGCCGTGCAAAATAATGAGGGACGGCGCGGGGATTCATCGAGAATTTACGACGGCTGTTCGGGGCCGATTACCCCTCAGGCGATGGGCAAAAAGCGGAACACCAGATACGCCGCGAGCGTCGCAATCGAGGGGACGACGTTCTGGAGGAATATCACTCTGGCAGTCGTGCCGGGCTCGAACAGGTCCGACGCCGACGGGATGTCCTCGCGCGATTCCTCGCCGATGGGCTCGGTCTCTGCCGGCTTCGGCGTCCCTTTCTTGCCGCCGACAGTCGGCGCATCCGCGGCGTCCGCGTCGGTGGTCAGCGCACCGACAGACGCGACGGGTGCCTCGCCCTGCACAGTGTCAGAGAGGCTCGTCGTTCGCGTCGCACGGCCCCACCCGAGCCCGACGATGCTCATCGTGGCGATGATGACGAAGCTCGCTGGGATACCCAGCGCGGAGAGGAAGGTGACGATGGTCGATGCGACTGCCGCGACGACGATGGCAGCGACCAGCGGGAGGTCGGTCAGGTCGTTGCCGACCGTGTCCATCGTCCGGCGAGCGATGGTGAACGCACCGAGGCCGATAGCGCCGCCGCCGAGCAGAATAGCCGGGTACAACTCCAGTGAGCCGTTGCCGACGAGGGGCGCAACAGCGTTGGCGACGTTCGACGCCCCCGCCGAGAAGCCCATGTAACAGCCGATACCGATGACGACGACGGTCCCGACGAACTCACGTTGTGTCGTATTCTCGCCGAGCCCCGGCCGCGGAATCGAACCGGACCGATCGAAATCCAGCAGCGCTCCTTCGCTCTGTGAGACGGCGAACCACTCGACGAGTGTCGGGTAGAAGTACCGCCCGATGACGCCGCTGACCCAGAAGGCGATAATCGGCGAGACAAGCCACCACGAGACGATTTCGAGCATCAGGGCGGCGTTCAATGTCCCGCGGGCGAGGCCTAGCCCGGCGATAGCGCCAACGGCCGTCATCGATGTCGACGCCGGAACCCCGACCACGTTCGAGAGGAACAGCGCGACGCCGATGAAAAACAGGACAACGATGCTGATCAGCGGCGAGAACTGCGTGGCGACGAGGTCACTGCCAAGGCTCTCGACGACGGCCGGCCCGACGATGAGGCCGCCAGCCATCGCGAATATCGTCATCAGGGCTGCCGCCGAAAGCTTCGAAAGCGTGTTCGACCCGACCGCGGGCCCGAACGCGACACCCGTGGACGACCCCCCGATATTGAAGCCGACGAAGATAGCTACCAGAACACCGAGGGCAAAGAGAACTTCGACCATACAGGTGCCAGTCCCTCACTGGGTTAAAACGTACCGAACAGGTACTCGGACGAGCGGCGACGGCAGCCGCTACGGCGACTGCTCGGCCGAGCCACCGTCGTCGGTGTCGGACTCGCCACCCTCGTCAGCGAGAAGGTCGTCGTCAGCCGGGACGGTCTCCTCGACCTCCGCCGCGGTCTCCTCGACCTCGTTTGCCGTTTCCTTGGCCGCTTCGACTTCGTCGGTGACGGATTCAGCGGTCTGTTTCGCGTCGCTGGTCTTGTCCTTGACCTCGGTCGTTTTGTTTTTCACTTCAGTGGTCTTGTCTTTCGCGTCCGTCGCTTTGTCCTTGACTTCAGTCGTCTTGTCTTTGACTTCCGTTGTCTTGTCCTTGACCTCGGTCGTCTTGTCCTTGACTTCGGTCACCTTCTCGGCAGCGTCATCATCGCCGGTCTCGGTCGCAGTCTGTTCGACTTCGTCGGCCGTCTGCTCGACCTCTTCGGCTGTCTGTTCGACTTCGTCGACGGTTTCTTCCACTTCGCCCGCAGTCTGTTCCACCTCGTCGGCCGTCTGCTCGACTTCGTCCGCTGTCTGCTCGACGTCTTCGGCTGCCTCGTCGACCGTTTCAGCGGCGTTTTCGACCTCGTCAGCGGTCGTTTCCAGTTCTTCGGCGGTCGTCTCCAGTTGCTCGGCTGCCTCTTCGAGTTCAGCGGCCTTGGTAGCGACATCCTCGTTTGTCCGCTCGAGGACGTTTGCAAGGACGAGGAACTGTAGCAGACCAACAACGACGAACGCCGAAATGGCGATGCTCGCAGCGGTCGCAAGCATTGATTCCGTCCCGGCACCGAGCGGTAGAACACCGAACGCGGCCAGTCCCCAGGCCAGCGCCAGCCCGACAGCGACGACCAGCACGGCCTGTTCAAACAGTCGGTACTCGCGCTCGTATCGCCCGAACATGACTGCTTCGAGCCGACGGGCGAGCGGTGTGAGGACGAATGTTGCCATAACCATAGCTGACCTTTCCTATCACAGCGTAAAAGCATGGGGGTACACTGGGTCAGACAGCCGCCGTACGTCTCGGACCGACACGCTTTCGACGGCTGCCACCGGACCACCGGCCATGTACCCCGAGTTCGAGGTCGTTCCCGCGGTCGACATGCAGGACGGACAGGTGGTCCAGTTGGTCGGCGGCGAACGCGGCACCGAGAAAACCTACGGCGACCCGGTCGAGGCCGCACAGCGGTGGGTGGACGCCGGGGCGCGGACGCTCCATCTCGTCGACCTCGACGGCGCGTTCGAGGGCGAGCGACAGAACGCGGCAGCCATCGACGCCGTCCTCGACGCGGTGGGAGCCGACGTGGACGTGCAACTCGGTGGCGGTATCCGGACCGCCGAGGACGCCGTGTCGCTGCTTGACCGCGGGCTGGACCGCGTCATCCTCGGTACAGCGGCCGTCGAGACGCCGGAAATCGTCGGCGAAATCAGCGACGAACACCCCGGCAGTGTCCTCGTGAGTCTCGACGCGAAGGACGGCGAGGTCGTGGTGTCGGGCTGGACCGAGGGGACCGGTCTGGACCCCGCCGACGCCGCCGGGCGGTACGCCGACCTCGGGGCAGGTGGCATCCTGTTTACCGACGTGGACGTGGAGGGACAGCTCGACGGGGTGCGAACGGACCCAGTTCGTCGTCTGGTCGATAGCGTCGACATCCCCGTCATCGCCAGCGGCGGCGTCGCGACCATCAATGACGTGCTGGCGCTCCGGTCAGCGGGGGCCGCCGCCGTCGTCGTCGGCAGCGCCCTCTACGAGGGACAGTTCACGCTCGATGCGGCGATTGACGCGCTCGGCGAGTCATCGGAATAACCCGGGCCGGCTGAACGCATAACCGTGTGGCGCCCTCACAAGACGTATGGACCGCAACGAGGTGCGCCACGCGTGGGACAGTGTCTCCGAGACCTACGCCGAGCGGCGCGACCCGACCGGGTCGGACGCAGCCCTGCTTGAGGACTTGCTCGAACGGCTCCCCGAAGCGCCGACAGTTCTCGACGTAGGCTGTGGTGACGGCGCGCGGACGCTTGCGAACCTCCCCCCTAGAAGTGTAGGGCTTGATTTCTCCAGAGCGGGACTGGACCTCGCGGCAGAGACGGTACCGGACAGCCGGCTTGTGCAGGGAGATATGGGGTCGCTCCCGGTCACAACCGACAGCGTGGACGCGATTACGGCATACCACGCCGTCTTTCACGTCCAGCGAGACCAGCACCCGGAAGTCTACCGGGAGTTCGCCCGCGTGCTCCGACCGGGCGGTACCGTGTTGATGACACTGCCGAGCGGCCAGTTCGAGACCGTCCGTCGCGGCTGGATGGGCGGGTCGATGTTCTTCTCAGCGCCGGGTCGGCGGGCGACGCTCGACCAGTTGGCCGACGCTGGTTTCACCGAGACGGAGACGGTCACCGCGACGGACCCCCTCGGGAGCGATAGCGAGTTCGTCTTCGCCACGCTCGCCGACGCATAGCAACTCACTACTCCCCCAACTCGTCTGCGGTGCTGACGTGCATCCCGACGAACTGCCACTCGCGTTCCCCGCCTGTGGCTTCCAGGGCCCCGCTCCAGCGAGTGTCGTACTCGTGACGGACCGCGCCCTCGGTGCCGGTCCAGCACAGTGTCACGTCGTCGCTGAACCACGCGTAGCCCTCGCGTTCTGTCACCCGGAGCGCATGGCTCTCGACAGTCCAGTCGGCCGTCGTCTCGGTCTGGTCCTGCAGTCCCGTTCTAATGGCGTCGGTCCCGACCAATTGTTCGGAGATTCCGAACTTGACCACCGAGCGGTCTGCGTCATCGGCGAAAAAGGGGCCGAGCGGCTCGCCGGCCCGGAGCGCGGCGTAGTAGGCCGCGATAGTCTCTGCTGCGTTCATACTCGGCCCTACGGCCTGTGGCCCCTTCACTGGCCACGCCCGGCGGCCGCGACCACGCTCTCCCGACCCGCAATCCTTACGCCGCGGACGGCCACACGGACGTGTATGACAGAGGCGACGGGAATCGTCGGGGAGTTCCTCACGCTCAAGGAGGGGACCGACGCGGACCTGCTGGCGATGCAGTGTGGCGACTTCTACGAGTTTTTCGCCGAAGACGCCGAGATCGTCGCCGACGAACTCGACCTGAAGGTGAGCCAGAAATCCTCGCATGGCTCGTCGTACCCGATGGCGGGGGTTCCAGTCGACGACCTGACGCCGTACGTCTCCGCGCTGGTCGAGCGGGGCTACCGGGTCGCCATCGCCGACCAGCACGAGACCGAGAACGGCCACGCTCGCGAAATAACGCGGGTCGTTACGCCCGGAACGCATCTGGAGACCGGCGACGAGTCGGCGCAGTACCTCGCCGCGGTGGTTCGGGAGGCCAGCCGAGACAGCGGTGATACCTACGGTATCGCCGCGACGGACGTGACCACGGGCCAGTTTCAGGTCACGCAACTGGACGACGCCGACGCGGGCGAGGCGCTGACAGAGCTGTACACGTTCGGGCCGGCCGAGATTCTCCCCGGCCCGGAGCTCCGGAACGACGACGAATTTCTTGACCGCCTGCGCGAGCGGACGGACGCGGCGCTGACGCTCCACGATTCAGCATCGTTCGAGCCGGGGCGGGCGAGCCACACTGTCCGCGAGCAGTTCGGGAGCGAGACGGTCGACAGCGTCGGCATCGGTGACCAGAACGTAGCAGTCCGGGCCGCCGGCGCAGTGCTGTCCTACGTCGAGGACACCGGCGTCGGGACGCTGGCGGCGGTCACGCGCCTGCAAGCGTACGGCGAGCGCGACCACGTCGACCTCGACGCGACGACCCAGCGCAACCTCGAACTCACAGAGACCATGCAGGGCGATAGCTCTGGGTCGCTGTTCGACACAATCGACCACACGGTCACGGCCGCCGGCGGGCGGCTGCTCCAGCAGTGGCTCCAGCGACCACGGCGAAACCGGGCCGAACTCCAGCGCCGGCAGTCCTGCGTGGCGGCGCTGTCGGAGGCGGCGATGGCCCGCGAGCGGATTCGAGAGACGCTGTCGGACGCCTACGACCTCGAACGGCTGGCCGCACGGGCCACGTCGGGGAGCGCCGACGCGCGGGACCTGCGAGCAGTTCAGGAAACGCTGGCACTGTTGGGGCAGGTCGCCGACGCCGTGACCGAGACCGAGCGGCTGGCCGAGTCGCCGCTTGCCGACGCGCTCGACGGAGCTGACCGCGAGGCTGCCGATTCGCTAGCCGCCGAGTTGGACAGCGCACTGGTCGCGGACCCGCCGGGGACAGTCCGCCAAGGCGGCCTGTTCAAGCGAGGACACGACGACGACCTCGACGAAATCATCGACGAGCACGAGGCCGCGCTGGAGTGGCTGGAAACGCTGCCGGACCGCGAGAAGGAGCGGACCGGCATCACCCATCTCTCTGTCGACCGGAACAAGACCGACGGCTACTACATTCAGGTTGGGAAGAGCGAGACCGACGCCGTTCCCGAGAAGTACCAGCACATCAAGACGCTGAAAAACTCCAAACGCTACACGACGCCCGAACTCGACGAGAAAGAACGGGACGTGTTACGCTTGGAGGAGCGCCGCCACGACATGGAATACGAGCACTTCCAGCGGCTCCGGGCGCGCGTGGCTGAGCACGCGACGCTACTGCAGGACGTGGGCCGGACGCTGGCGGAACTGGACGCGTTCGCGTCACTGGCGGTCCACGCCGTCGAGAACGACTGGGCCCGACCAGCGGTCGTCGACGGCAACGAACTGTCCATCGAGGCCGGCCGCCACCCGGTCGTCGAGCAGACCACCGAGTTCGTGCCGAACGACCTCTACATGGACGACGACCGGCAGTTCCTCATCGTCACCGGGCCGAACATGAGCGGGAAGTCGACGTACATGCGCCAGGCTGCGCTCATCACGCTGCTCGCGCAGGTGGGCAGTTTCGTACCGGCGCGGTCGGCGACGGTTGGACTGGTGGACGGCATCTTCACCCGTGTCGGCGCGCTTGACGAACTTGCACAGGGCCGCTCGACGTTCATGGTCGAGATGCAGGAGCTATCGAACATCCTCCACTCGGCCACCGAAGAATCACTCGTGATTCTGGACGAGGTCGGCCGCGGGACCGCTACCTTCGACGGTATTTCAATCGCCTGGGCGGCGACGGAGTACATCGTTAACTCCATTCAGTCGAAGACGCTGTTTGCGACTCACTACCACGAGCTGACGGCGCTGGGCGAGGAACTGCCGACTGTCGAAAACGTCCACGTCGCGGTCGACGGCGAGCCCCGGTCTGCGGGCAGCGACGGCGACGTGACGTTCCTCCGAACGGTCCGGGACGGCCCGACCGACCGCTCCTACGGCGTCCACGTCGCCGACCTCGCCGGCGTCCCCGAGCCAGTCGTCGACCGCTCACAGGCGGTGCTCGACCGACTGCGCGACGACAAGGCTATCGAGATTCGCGGCAGCGAGCAGAATGACGGCGGAACGACACAGGCCGTCTTCGACCTGGATTCGGGGCAGTTCAGGGACGGCGCGGCCCAGTCCGGGGGCGCAGCAGCCGGTTCCACGGCTGAGCCGGTTGCGACCGACGGCGACCCCGAACACGCGCCCGGCGAGGCCGCGGCTGAAGGCCCCAAAGGCGACGAGAGGGCAGCGTCGCTCGATTCTGAGACCGAGGCCGTCCTCTCGGAACTAACAGAACTGGATGTCAACGAGACGCCGCCGGTCGAACTGATGGCGAAAGTACAGGAGTGGCAGGCCGAACTGGACGACGAGTAGCAGACAGCGCCCGATTTTCAGCGAAGATATTCACGGCGGAAGGTGTATACGGGAGTTGTCACTGCTAGAAGGCAATGAGCGACCGGATTTACGTTCTCCACGTCGACGACGACCCGGCTGTCGTCGAAGCGGCCACAGGTGCGCTGAAACAGGCGCACTGTGGTATCACGGTCGAGACGGAGACGAACGTTGCCGACGGCCTCAAGCGACTCGATGAGGGTACGTTCGACTGTGTCATCGCCGGCTACGACCTGCCGGGACAGACCGGCGTCGAGTTCCTCGATGCGGTCCGCAAGC
This region includes:
- a CDS encoding A24 family peptidase, which encodes MLGSIPDLLRLVAVPVFGWAAYRDVKTRRVPNRTWTPLAALAVVLLLWDAYTVWTGPTAVGQRLFLIRVAISLGFVIPLSYGFWLIGGFGGADAKAFMLIAVLFPIYPVYYLPMPSVALPLQQTAIGVFSLTVLSNTVLAGVVYPLAVAAGNLARGRFSLAMFIGRPVAVPDVTEEYGRLLESPDGFDRGGLDLDALRMYLQWRGCSLADIRADPAQRRLPTSLPAVPNDPGDGSLATDGGDSASGDVAEPSANDIGADGMDHPDQIDDPWGAERFLDDIDHSAYGTSPQQLRDGLDVLVEQDEVWISPGIPFLVPMFAGLVVSLTYGDVLFSLLQAVGLA
- the fer1 gene encoding ferredoxin Fer1; this encodes MPTVEYLNYEVVDDNGWDMYDDDVFGEASDMDLDDEDYGSLEVNEGEYILEAAEAQGYDWPFSCRAGACANCAAIVLEGDIDMDMQQILSDEEVEDKNVRLTCIGSPDADEVKIVYNAKHLDYLQNRVI
- a CDS encoding class I SAM-dependent methyltransferase, translating into MDRNEVRHAWDSVSETYAERRDPTGSDAALLEDLLERLPEAPTVLDVGCGDGARTLANLPPRSVGLDFSRAGLDLAAETVPDSRLVQGDMGSLPVTTDSVDAITAYHAVFHVQRDQHPEVYREFARVLRPGGTVLMTLPSGQFETVRRGWMGGSMFFSAPGRRATLDQLADAGFTETETVTATDPLGSDSEFVFATLADA
- the mutS gene encoding DNA mismatch repair protein MutS, translated to MTEATGIVGEFLTLKEGTDADLLAMQCGDFYEFFAEDAEIVADELDLKVSQKSSHGSSYPMAGVPVDDLTPYVSALVERGYRVAIADQHETENGHAREITRVVTPGTHLETGDESAQYLAAVVREASRDSGDTYGIAATDVTTGQFQVTQLDDADAGEALTELYTFGPAEILPGPELRNDDEFLDRLRERTDAALTLHDSASFEPGRASHTVREQFGSETVDSVGIGDQNVAVRAAGAVLSYVEDTGVGTLAAVTRLQAYGERDHVDLDATTQRNLELTETMQGDSSGSLFDTIDHTVTAAGGRLLQQWLQRPRRNRAELQRRQSCVAALSEAAMARERIRETLSDAYDLERLAARATSGSADARDLRAVQETLALLGQVADAVTETERLAESPLADALDGADREAADSLAAELDSALVADPPGTVRQGGLFKRGHDDDLDEIIDEHEAALEWLETLPDREKERTGITHLSVDRNKTDGYYIQVGKSETDAVPEKYQHIKTLKNSKRYTTPELDEKERDVLRLEERRHDMEYEHFQRLRARVAEHATLLQDVGRTLAELDAFASLAVHAVENDWARPAVVDGNELSIEAGRHPVVEQTTEFVPNDLYMDDDRQFLIVTGPNMSGKSTYMRQAALITLLAQVGSFVPARSATVGLVDGIFTRVGALDELAQGRSTFMVEMQELSNILHSATEESLVILDEVGRGTATFDGISIAWAATEYIVNSIQSKTLFATHYHELTALGEELPTVENVHVAVDGEPRSAGSDGDVTFLRTVRDGPTDRSYGVHVADLAGVPEPVVDRSQAVLDRLRDDKAIEIRGSEQNDGGTTQAVFDLDSGQFRDGAAQSGGAAAGSTAEPVATDGDPEHAPGEAAAEGPKGDERAASLDSETEAVLSELTELDVNETPPVELMAKVQEWQAELDDE
- a CDS encoding nuclear transport factor 2 family protein, which codes for MNAAETIAAYYAALRAGEPLGPFFADDADRSVVKFGISEQLVGTDAIRTGLQDQTETTADWTVESHALRVTEREGYAWFSDDVTLCWTGTEGAVRHEYDTRWSGALEATGGEREWQFVGMHVSTADELGE
- the hisA gene encoding 1-(5-phosphoribosyl)-5-[(5-phosphoribosylamino)methylideneamino]imidazole-4-carboxamide isomerase, which codes for MYPEFEVVPAVDMQDGQVVQLVGGERGTEKTYGDPVEAAQRWVDAGARTLHLVDLDGAFEGERQNAAAIDAVLDAVGADVDVQLGGGIRTAEDAVSLLDRGLDRVILGTAAVETPEIVGEISDEHPGSVLVSLDAKDGEVVVSGWTEGTGLDPADAAGRYADLGAGGILFTDVDVEGQLDGVRTDPVRRLVDSVDIPVIASGGVATINDVLALRSAGAAAVVVGSALYEGQFTLDAAIDALGESSE
- a CDS encoding inorganic phosphate transporter, yielding MVEVLFALGVLVAIFVGFNIGGSSTGVAFGPAVGSNTLSKLSAAALMTIFAMAGGLIVGPAVVESLGSDLVATQFSPLISIVVLFFIGVALFLSNVVGVPASTSMTAVGAIAGLGLARGTLNAALMLEIVSWWLVSPIIAFWVSGVIGRYFYPTLVEWFAVSQSEGALLDFDRSGSIPRPGLGENTTQREFVGTVVVIGIGCYMGFSAGASNVANAVAPLVGNGSLELYPAILLGGGAIGLGAFTIARRTMDTVGNDLTDLPLVAAIVVAAVASTIVTFLSALGIPASFVIIATMSIVGLGWGRATRTTSLSDTVQGEAPVASVGALTTDADAADAPTVGGKKGTPKPAETEPIGEESREDIPSASDLFEPGTTARVIFLQNVVPSIATLAAYLVFRFLPIA